From one Amycolatopsis sp. FDAARGOS 1241 genomic stretch:
- a CDS encoding ATP-binding protein, whose amino-acid sequence MRVMVGGPGCGKTTYCERQLADGRFGTRLSLYRERAVLGRHEHDQAATPAAVAMVRAIAGALLAGEREVIIDATATTAAERGTWLALARQPAAVPVAVIVRAPLAVALARNANRARPVPEPVVREFWHRVHALTLLALLAEGFRAVTEVDTTPTTTPEVC is encoded by the coding sequence ATGCGCGTCATGGTCGGCGGGCCCGGCTGCGGCAAGACGACCTACTGCGAACGCCAGCTGGCGGACGGAAGGTTCGGGACCCGGTTGTCGCTGTACCGCGAACGCGCCGTGCTCGGCCGCCACGAGCATGACCAGGCCGCCACCCCGGCCGCCGTCGCGATGGTCCGCGCGATCGCGGGCGCGCTGCTGGCCGGCGAGCGCGAGGTCATCATCGACGCCACCGCCACCACCGCGGCCGAGCGTGGCACCTGGCTGGCCCTCGCCCGCCAGCCCGCCGCCGTCCCGGTCGCGGTGATCGTGCGGGCCCCGCTTGCCGTGGCGTTGGCCCGCAACGCCAACCGCGCGCGCCCGGTGCCCGAACCGGTCGTCCGCGAGTTCTGGCACCGGGTCCACGCGCTCACCCTGCTCGCGCTGCTGGCCGAGGGCTTCCGCGCCGTCACCGAGGTCGACACCACACCAACCACCACACCGGAGGTCTGCTGA